A stretch of the Macaca mulatta isolate MMU2019108-1 chromosome 16, T2T-MMU8v2.0, whole genome shotgun sequence genome encodes the following:
- the TMEM107 gene encoding transmembrane protein 107 isoform X4 — protein sequence MGRVSGLVPSRFLTLLAHLVVVITLFWSRDSNIQACLPLRFTPEEYDKQDIHALPAVTEMTLFVTVFGLKKKPF from the exons ATGGGCCGGGTCTCAGGGCTTGTGCCCTCTCGCTTCCTGACGCTCCTGGCGCATCTGGTGGTCGTCATCACTTTATTCTGGTCCCGG GACAGCAACATtcaggcctgcctgcctctcaggttcacccCCGAGGAGTATGACAAGCAGGACATTCA TGCCCTTCCAGCTGTCACTGAAATGACTTTATTCGTCACCGTCTTTGGGCTGAAAAAGAAGCCTTTCTGA
- the TMEM107 gene encoding transmembrane protein 107 isoform X3: MGRVSGLVPSRFLTLLAHLVVVITLFWSRDSNIQACLPLRFTPEEYDKQDIQLVAALSVTLGLFAVELAGFLSGVSMFNSTQSLISIGAHCSASVALSFFIFERWECTTYCALPAVTEMTLFVTVFGLKKKPF; encoded by the exons ATGGGCCGGGTCTCAGGGCTTGTGCCCTCTCGCTTCCTGACGCTCCTGGCGCATCTGGTGGTCGTCATCACTTTATTCTGGTCCCGG GACAGCAACATtcaggcctgcctgcctctcaggttcacccCCGAGGAGTATGACAAGCAGGACATTCA GCTGGTGGCCGCGCTTTCTGTCACCCTGGGCCTCTTTGCAGTGGAGCTGGCCGGTTTCCTCTCAGGAGTCTCCATGTTCAACAGCACCCAGAGCCTCATCT CCATTGGGGCTCACTGTAGTGCATCCGTGGCCCTGTCCTTCTTCATATTCGAGCGTTGGGAGTGCACTACGTATTG TGCCCTTCCAGCTGTCACTGAAATGACTTTATTCGTCACCGTCTTTGGGCTGAAAAAGAAGCCTTTCTGA
- the TMEM107 gene encoding transmembrane protein 107 isoform X2, which produces MGRVSGLVPSRFLTLLAHLVVVITLFWSRDSNIQACLPLRFTPEEYDKQDIHPLPLCRLVAALSVTLGLFAVELAGFLSGVSMFNSTQSLISIGAHCSASVALSFFIFERWECTTYCALPAVTEMTLFVTVFGLKKKPF; this is translated from the exons ATGGGCCGGGTCTCAGGGCTTGTGCCCTCTCGCTTCCTGACGCTCCTGGCGCATCTGGTGGTCGTCATCACTTTATTCTGGTCCCGG GACAGCAACATtcaggcctgcctgcctctcaggttcacccCCGAGGAGTATGACAAGCAGGACATTCA TCCACTTCCTCTCTGCAGGCTGGTGGCCGCGCTTTCTGTCACCCTGGGCCTCTTTGCAGTGGAGCTGGCCGGTTTCCTCTCAGGAGTCTCCATGTTCAACAGCACCCAGAGCCTCATCT CCATTGGGGCTCACTGTAGTGCATCCGTGGCCCTGTCCTTCTTCATATTCGAGCGTTGGGAGTGCACTACGTATTG TGCCCTTCCAGCTGTCACTGAAATGACTTTATTCGTCACCGTCTTTGGGCTGAAAAAGAAGCCTTTCTGA
- the TMEM107 gene encoding transmembrane protein 107 isoform X1: MGRVSGLVPSRFLTLLAHLVVVITLFWSRDSNIQACLPLRFTPEEYDKQDIHPLPLCRLVAALSVTLGLFAVELAGFLSGVSMFNSTQSLISIGAHCSASVALSFFIFERWECTTYWYIFVFCSALPAVTEMTLFVTVFGLKKKPF; the protein is encoded by the exons ATGGGCCGGGTCTCAGGGCTTGTGCCCTCTCGCTTCCTGACGCTCCTGGCGCATCTGGTGGTCGTCATCACTTTATTCTGGTCCCGG GACAGCAACATtcaggcctgcctgcctctcaggttcacccCCGAGGAGTATGACAAGCAGGACATTCA TCCACTTCCTCTCTGCAGGCTGGTGGCCGCGCTTTCTGTCACCCTGGGCCTCTTTGCAGTGGAGCTGGCCGGTTTCCTCTCAGGAGTCTCCATGTTCAACAGCACCCAGAGCCTCATCT CCATTGGGGCTCACTGTAGTGCATCCGTGGCCCTGTCCTTCTTCATATTCGAGCGTTGGGAGTGCACTACGTATTGGTACATTTTTGTCTTCTGCAG TGCCCTTCCAGCTGTCACTGAAATGACTTTATTCGTCACCGTCTTTGGGCTGAAAAAGAAGCCTTTCTGA
- the VAMP2 gene encoding vesicle-associated membrane protein 2 produces the protein MSATAATAPPAAPAGEGGPPAPPPNLTSNRRLQQTQAQVDEVVDIMRVNVDKVLERDQKLSELDDRADALQAGASQFETSAAKLKRKYWWKNLKMMIILGVICAIILIIIIVYFST, from the exons AT GTCTGCTACCGCTGCCACGGCCCCCCCTGCCGCCCCGGCTGGGGAGGGTGGCCCCCCTGCACCCCCTCCAAACCTCACCAGTAACAGGAGACTGCAGCAGACCCAGGCCCAGGTGGATGAG GTGGTGGACATCATGAGGGTGAACGTGGACAAGGTCCTGGAGCGGGACCAGAAGCTGTCGGAGCTGGACGACCGTGCAGATGCACTCCAGGCAGGGGCCTCCCAGTTTGAAACAAGTGCAGCCAAGCTCAAGCGCAAATACTGGTGGAAAAACCTCAAG ATGATGATCATCTTGGGAGTGATTTGcgccatcatcctcatcatcatcatag TTTACTTCAGCACTTAA
- the VAMP2 gene encoding vesicle-associated membrane protein 2 isoform X1, which translates to MDRSATAATAPPAAPAGEGGPPAPPPNLTSNRRLQQTQAQVDEVVDIMRVNVDKVLERDQKLSELDDRADALQAGASQFETSAAKLKRKYWWKNLKMMIILGVICAIILIIIIVYFST; encoded by the exons atggacag GTCTGCTACCGCTGCCACGGCCCCCCCTGCCGCCCCGGCTGGGGAGGGTGGCCCCCCTGCACCCCCTCCAAACCTCACCAGTAACAGGAGACTGCAGCAGACCCAGGCCCAGGTGGATGAG GTGGTGGACATCATGAGGGTGAACGTGGACAAGGTCCTGGAGCGGGACCAGAAGCTGTCGGAGCTGGACGACCGTGCAGATGCACTCCAGGCAGGGGCCTCCCAGTTTGAAACAAGTGCAGCCAAGCTCAAGCGCAAATACTGGTGGAAAAACCTCAAG ATGATGATCATCTTGGGAGTGATTTGcgccatcatcctcatcatcatcatag TTTACTTCAGCACTTAA
- the TMEM107 gene encoding transmembrane protein 107, producing MGRVSGLVPSRFLTLLAHLVVVITLFWSRDSNIQACLPLRFTPEEYDKQDIQLVAALSVTLGLFAVELAGFLSGVSMFNSTQSLISIGAHCSASVALSFFIFERWECTTYWYIFVFCSALPAVTEMTLFVTVFGLKKKPF from the exons ATGGGCCGGGTCTCAGGGCTTGTGCCCTCTCGCTTCCTGACGCTCCTGGCGCATCTGGTGGTCGTCATCACTTTATTCTGGTCCCGG GACAGCAACATtcaggcctgcctgcctctcaggttcacccCCGAGGAGTATGACAAGCAGGACATTCA GCTGGTGGCCGCGCTTTCTGTCACCCTGGGCCTCTTTGCAGTGGAGCTGGCCGGTTTCCTCTCAGGAGTCTCCATGTTCAACAGCACCCAGAGCCTCATCT CCATTGGGGCTCACTGTAGTGCATCCGTGGCCCTGTCCTTCTTCATATTCGAGCGTTGGGAGTGCACTACGTATTGGTACATTTTTGTCTTCTGCAG TGCCCTTCCAGCTGTCACTGAAATGACTTTATTCGTCACCGTCTTTGGGCTGAAAAAGAAGCCTTTCTGA